The genomic region GCGTCGGCGCATGCCGCACAACCTGGGGTTGATGGCAGCGATGGAAGGCTTCGAGCGGCTGTTCCAGGCCGATCGGCTGCCATTGCGCTGGTTGCGCAACACCGGCTTGAAGATGGTCGAGCAGATGCCCGAGGCCAAGGCGCTGTTCGTGCGCCAGGCATTGGGCCTGACGGGCGATCTGCCGGAACTGGCGAGGGCCTGAGGGGCTTTCGGCGACTCGTGCAACATCTGGTAACGCCTCTGTTCCGACTTCGGTTGAGGCACCAAATGTGAGTCACTATCATTTCGCGTTCATTTCGAACTCGAGAGATCGCTCCCATGTCGGCACCCAAGCGCCTACTGACAGCCCTGGCCCTTACCCTGGCGGCGGGCGCCGCCCACGCTGCCGACGAAGTGGTGGTCTATTCCTCGCGGATCGACGAACTGATCAAGCCGGTGTTTGATGCCTATACCCAGAAGACCGGGGTCAAGGTGAAGTTCATCACCGACAAGGAAGCGCCGCTGATGCAGCGGATCAAGGCCGAAGGCGAGAACGCCACCGCCGACCTGCTGCTGACCGTCGACGCTGGCAACCTCTGGCAGGCCGAGCAGATGGGCATCCTGCAGCCGTTCACCTCGAAGACCATCGATAGCAATATTCCATTGCAGTATCGTTCCTCGGCCCATCAGTGGACCGGCCTGAGCCTGCGCGCACGGACTCTGGCGTACTCCACCGAGCGGGTGAAACCCACGGATCTGACCACTTACGAAGCGCTGGCTGACAAGCAGTGGGAAGGCCGCCTGTGCCTGCGCACGGCGAAGAAGGTCTACAACCAGTCACTGACTGCCACGCTGATCGAGGTCCATGGCGCGGAAAAGACCGAGCAGATCCTCAAGGGCTGGGTGAACAACCTGTCCACCGACGTG from Pseudomonas asplenii harbors:
- a CDS encoding extracellular solute-binding protein, encoding MSAPKRLLTALALTLAAGAAHAADEVVVYSSRIDELIKPVFDAYTQKTGVKVKFITDKEAPLMQRIKAEGENATADLLLTVDAGNLWQAEQMGILQPFTSKTIDSNIPLQYRSSAHQWTGLSLRARTLAYSTERVKPTDLTTYEALADKQWEGRLCLRTAKKVYNQSLTATLIEVHGAEKTEQILKGWVNNLSTDVFSDDIAVLEAINAGQCDVGIVNTYYYGRLHKQNPNLAVKLFWPNQGDRGVHVNLSGIGLTKHAPHPEAAKALVEWMTTPEAQRIFADVNQEFPANPAVPPSAEVASWGKFVPDALPVEIAGKRQAEAIRLMDRAGWN